The genomic window GCCATTCAGAGAAGCTGGGCGGAAATCGGTGCGCGGACGAACCGGTTCGAGCTGATCCAAAACCGAATTCTCGACGAACAGATCAGCCTTCAGAAATTGCGGTCGGATGTCAACGACGTCGACATGGCGGAAGTGATCACCCAGCTGAAAACCCAGGAATCGGTTTTACAAGCGTCGCTCGCCGTCGGAGCGAGAATCGCGCAGGTTTCCCTCGTCGATTTCCTCAAGTAAATGCGGGTGAAGCGCCGTGAGGGCGATTGAATACGACATGTCGATCCGCCGCGAACCGCCCGACATCCGGATTCATTGGCGGCCTGGTTTGACCGACATCCGCTTTAGACCGGCGAAGGTCGACATCGAAAACCGCGCGGCGGATATCGACATCGACTGGCGGCAAGTCTGGAGCGATATCGGCGCGAAATCTCCGTCGGAATGGGCGAGGCTTTCGGCACAGAAGAATCGCGAACAGTTTCTGGAAGGCCTCGCGCGTAAGGCGGCCGAAGGCGACCGCATCGGCAACTTGGCGGCACATGAACGCAACGTGTATGGCGACATCGCGTTTCAACGTTTTTTGGACGAATCGCGTGTCGAATGGAACATCGGGGTCATGCCGGAACATCGGCTGTCGATTCGTGTCACGACTTACCGGCCGGTCATTCGGGTTGAAACACACCGACCGGAAATCGATTTCAATCCGCAGGTACTGAGCATCGAAGTGTCGCCGGGATTCGTCGATATCGATGTCAGAGGCCGTTTGGTCGATCGGTCCGTCTAGCGGGCGAAAAAAGCGGAGGCGGTCGTCGCAATGGAAGTGCGTGAGGACACTTATCGGCAGATCGAGTCGCCGCATTACGGCACGCTGACGGTGCCGGAGCGGGAAATCTACAGGTTTGAAAACGGCCTGATCGGCTTGCCGCAAAGCCGCGAGTTTGCGCTCGTCCCGTTTCCGGACACGCCGTTTTACTTGTTGCATGCCGTCGAAGGCGGTCTGAGTTTTGTCGTGATGCCGCCATCTTTGGTCATGGAAAACTACGAGTTCGAGATTCCGGACGAATTGGCAGAATCGCTCGGTCTTCGGTTTCCGGAGCAGGCCTTGACGCTTGTCATCGTCAACATCGTAGACGACCGGCCGTGCGTGAACTTGAAGGCGCCGATCATCTTGGTGCCGGGTTCGCGGAAGGCTTGCCAATATATTCTGCATGACAGAGACTTTCCGATTCGTTACCCTCTGGGCAAGGAGTCGTCGACATGCTCGTCCTGAAAAGGAAGGTCGGAGAGAAGGTGATGATCGGTCACGACGTGGAAGTGCAGGTGCTGGACGTCGAAGGGGAGACGGTCAAACTGGGATTCGTCGCTCCGACGTACGTCCCGATCATGCGGGCGGAATTGTACGACGACATCCGGAAAGAAAACGTGCAGGCTTCAGGACACAAATGGACACCCGATCAAATTCGCCGTCTTACGAGCGGCGTTTCAGGCGAGAACGATGTCGGGAAGGAGGAATCAACCATGCAAACGCGTCTGGACACAGCGATGCTGGCGAACTGGAACACGATTGTTTCTGCATGGCCGGCGCGCGAGCCGCCTCATCCGGCTGTGGCGAATCCGCCGTCCGCGTCGTCCGGCGCCGTGTCGTCATTGCCGACCGGACAGACGGATTTGGCCGAAGCGAAAATGCCAGGGTTGTTTGGAGTCTTGGCGGCAGAACAACAAGAGCAATGGACGAAAGTGATCGAGCAGGCCAATGAATCGCTGAAAGCGGTCGATCGCGCGCTGCGCGTCCGGTACGACGAAAAAACCAATCAGATTTACGTCGAAGTTATCAATCTCGTCACCCAGGAAGTCGAGTCGAGTCATCCGCCGGAATTTTTGCTGGAGCTCGCCGCTAAGCTGAAAGAACTGATCGGCTGGTTTATAGACAAAAAACTTTAATGAGAAAATTATTCAGGAAGAAGGGAGGATATCGTCGATGATCAGCCTAAACGGCCTTGCATCAGGGCTGGATACGAATTCGATCATCAATCAATTGATGCAAATTGAACGCCAGCCTCTCGTGAAGTTGCAAAGCCGGAAAACCGATCTGGCGAACCAGCAAGCCGTTTTCCGGTCGATCAACACGAAACTGGCGGCGTTGAAGACGGCGGCGCAGGATCTGATGTATTCGTCGACCTTGCTGGTCGGCAAAGCGACGAGTTCGGATACGACAGCCGTTGATGCGACGGCGTCGGGTTCCGTGTCGCCGGGCACGTACGTCGTCGAGGTCGTCAAAACCGCGAAAAGCCATGTCGTCGGAAGCGGCACATTTTCCGCCAATGCGGACGCATCGGCGTTGAGCGGCCAGACGTTCCGCATATATGCTCCCGGTTCTTCTTCTCCGTTGACGGTTACGGCCTCTGGAGCGACGTATCGCGACGTGTTGAACAACGTCAAGGATCAAATCAACGCCGCCAATACCGGCATCAGCGCTTCGGTCGTCGAAACAACGCCCGGCCAGCTGCAGCTTGTCCTGACTTCCAAAAATACCGGCGTCGACTATCGGATGAAATTCGGCTCCGCTGCCGACGGCAATCGGACGGTATTGGAGGATAACGGAGGGTTGCTTGCTTCACTAGGCATTTCGGATACCGATGCGAACGGGGAGATCGACGCCGCCAATGTCGTTCGTCAGGCGGACGATGCCGAATTCAAGGTCAATGGGTTGACGTTGACGCGCAGCGGCAACACGATCAGCGACGTCGTCCAGGGCGTCACGCTGCGGCTGCTGAAAGATAACGCCACGGCGACGGTCACGGTCGGCTGGGATGCGGACAAAGCGGCGGCCAAAGTCGAAAACTTCGTCAAAGCTTATAACGACGTCGTCTCGACGATTCGCGACAACCTGGAAAAAGGCAAACCGCTGCAAGGCGACGCTTCGCTGATCGCGCTGGATAATCTTTTGTACTCGACGGTGACTGGATTAGTCGATAGCGCGCCGTATCAGGCGTTGTCGCAGATCGGCCTTGAGATTGACAAAGGCATCACGAGCGGATCGCTGATGACCGGTACGATCACGTTCGACAAGGAAAAGTTCAAAAGCGCGTTCGAACAAAATCCGAACGCCGTCGTCGAACTTTTCCGCAAAGATTACGATGATCCCGGAACGCCTGAAAACGACACGGCGCTTGACGGCATCGCACGCAAACTACAGGCGGCGCTCGCGCCGTGGACCGACTTCGTCAACGGCGTGCTGAACATCCGGATTCGCGGTTACGACGAGGAAATACGGCTTGTCGACCGCCGTGTCGAAGCGCTTAATGAACGGTTGGCCAACAAGGAACAGCAGTTGAGAAGACAGTTCACCGCGATGGAAACGGCGCTCGCCAAACTGCAAAGCCAGCAGGCGTGGCTGATGTCGCAGATCGCGTCACTGCAGAACTTCGGCTGATCGGCAGAGGCGCGCGGGCGGCCGCGGCGAAAGGGGTGTAAGCGTTTTGCAGAACGCGCTTCAAGGCTATCAAGTTTATCAGCGCGGCAAATACGAAACGGCTTCGCCGCATCGGCTGATCTCCATGTTATACGAAGGCGCGATCCGTTTTGCGGCACGGGGCGCGGAAGCGATCGGACGGCAAGATCACGCCGAAGCGCACCAGTCGCTCGTCAGGGCGCAGGCGATCGTGGCCGAACTGATCGGCTGTCTCAACGAAGAACAGGGCGGTGACCTTGCCCGGCGGCTTCGTTTGCTTTATCTGTACATGCACGATCGGCTGGTCGAAGCGAACTTGCGCAAGCAGCGCGAACCGGCCGACGAAGTCGTCAGACTGCTGGCGGACATCAAGCAGGCTTGGG from Candidatus Reconcilbacillus cellulovorans includes these protein-coding regions:
- a CDS encoding flagellar export chaperone FliS, coding for MQNALQGYQVYQRGKYETASPHRLISMLYEGAIRFAARGAEAIGRQDHAEAHQSLVRAQAIVAELIGCLNEEQGGDLARRLRLLYLYMHDRLVEANLRKQREPADEVVRLLADIKQAWDEIGKGSPLERATS